In a single window of the Pongo abelii isolate AG06213 chromosome 1, NHGRI_mPonAbe1-v2.0_pri, whole genome shotgun sequence genome:
- the SHE gene encoding SH2 domain-containing adapter protein E isoform X2 gives MQWPPTPGASACLGWASSLACSTAATLLGRAGRGPLMAAKWFKEFPLNLKTVSERAKPGGGGGGKLRKNSEAGGAGPGPGKGRKNSAAELGSGRAGVGPKDSRLSRDSLQGLIQAAAGKGRKNSRATEEEPHRGATKSSGCSTYINRLIKVDTQEKNGKSNYPSSSSSNSSSSSSASSSPSSLGPELDKGKIIKQQDTVIILEDYADPYDAKRTKGQRDAERVGENDGYMEPYDAQQMITEIRRRGSKDPLVKALQLLDSPCEPADGGLKSETLAKRRSSKDLLGKPPQLYDTPYEPAEGGPRAEGKARPPDSRLPENDERPAAEYEQPWEWKKEQIVRALSVQFEGAERPSVREETVRQHHRQKSWTQKILKPALSDHSEGGKVDPGLPLEKQPWYHGAISRAEAESRLQPCKEAGYLVRNSESGNSRYSIALNPAVPSTEIFKAGCTAASPVELTLMLL, from the exons ATGCAGTGGCCCCCGACCCCTGGCGCCTCCGCGTGTCTGGGCTGGGCCTCATCGCTCGCCTGCTCCACGGCCGCGACGCTCCTGGGCCGAGCCGGCCGGGGCCCCCTCATGGCGGCCAAGTGGTTCAAGGAGTTCCCCCTGAACCTGAAGACCGTGTCGGAGCGGGCCAAGcccgggggcggcggcggcggcaaaCTGCGCAAGAACTCGGAGGCAGGTGGCGCTGGGCCGGGTCCTGGCAAGGGCCGCAAGAACTCAGCGGCCGAGCTGGGGAGCGGCAGGGCTGGCGTCGGCCCCAAGGACAGCCGGCTGTCCCGCGACAGCCTGCAGGGTCTGATTCAGGCCGCCGCGGGCAAGGGCCGCAAAAACTCCCGGGCCACGGAGGAGGAGCCACACCGGGGTGCGACCAAGAGCTCGGGATGCAGCACCTACATCAACAGGCTCATCAAGGTGGACACTCAGGAGAAGAACGGGAAGAGCAACTACCCCAGCAGCAGTAGCTCCAACTCCAGCTCCTCTTCCTCCGcgtcctcttccccttcctccctgggGCCCGAGCTGGACAAGGGCAAGATTATTAAGCAGCAAGACACG GTCATCATTTTAGAAGACTATGCTGACCCTTATGATGCCAAACGGACAAAGGGTCAAAGGGATGCAGAGAGAGTTGGAGAGAACGACGGTTACATGGAACCATATGATGCACAGCAAATGATAACAG AAATTAGACGACGGGGTTCCAAAGATCCCCTGGTGAAGGCTCTCCAGCTGCTTGACAGTCCCTGTGAACCCGCAGACGGTGGCCTGAAGTCAGAGACCTTGGCCAAAAGACGGAGTTCCAAGGACCTCCTGGGGAAGCCGCCACAGCTGTATGACACTCCCTACGAGCCTGCAGAAGGGGGGCCCAGGGCAGAGGGGAAGGCACGGCCCCCAGACAGCCGGCTGCCCGAGAACGACGAGCGGCCCGCGGCAGAGTACGAGCAGCCATGGGAGTGGAAGAAGGAGCAGATCGTGCGGGCTCTGTCAG TCCAGTTTGAAGGAGCTGAGCGACCTTCCGTCAGGGAGGAGACAGTGAGGCAGCACCACCGGCAGAAGAGCTGGACCCAGAAGATCCTGAAGCCAGCCCTCTCGGACCACAGTGAGGGAGGGAAAGTGGACCCGGGCCTGCCCCTGGAGAAGCAGCC CTGGTATCATGGTGCCATCAGCCGTGCTGAGGCTGAGAGTCGACTACAGCCCTGCAAAGAAGCTGGTTACCTGGTTCGAAATAGTGAGTCAGGGAACAGCAGGTACTCCATTGCCCTAAA
- the SHE gene encoding SH2 domain-containing adapter protein E isoform X1 — translation MQWPPTPGASACLGWASSLACSTAATLLGRAGRGPLMAAKWFKEFPLNLKTVSERAKPGGGGGGKLRKNSEAGGAGPGPGKGRKNSAAELGSGRAGVGPKDSRLSRDSLQGLIQAAAGKGRKNSRATEEEPHRGATKSSGCSTYINRLIKVDTQEKNGKSNYPSSSSSNSSSSSSASSSPSSLGPELDKGKIIKQQDTVIILEDYADPYDAKRTKGQRDAERVGENDGYMEPYDAQQMITEIRRRGSKDPLVKALQLLDSPCEPADGGLKSETLAKRRSSKDLLGKPPQLYDTPYEPAEGGPRAEGKARPPDSRLPENDERPAAEYEQPWEWKKEQIVRALSVQFEGAERPSVREETVRQHHRQKSWTQKILKPALSDHSEGGKVDPGLPLEKQPWYHGAISRAEAESRLQPCKEAGYLVRNSESGNSRYSIALKTSQGCVHIIVAQTKDNKYTLNQTSAVFDSIPEVVHYYSNEKLPFKGAEHMTLLYPVHSKLH, via the exons ATGCAGTGGCCCCCGACCCCTGGCGCCTCCGCGTGTCTGGGCTGGGCCTCATCGCTCGCCTGCTCCACGGCCGCGACGCTCCTGGGCCGAGCCGGCCGGGGCCCCCTCATGGCGGCCAAGTGGTTCAAGGAGTTCCCCCTGAACCTGAAGACCGTGTCGGAGCGGGCCAAGcccgggggcggcggcggcggcaaaCTGCGCAAGAACTCGGAGGCAGGTGGCGCTGGGCCGGGTCCTGGCAAGGGCCGCAAGAACTCAGCGGCCGAGCTGGGGAGCGGCAGGGCTGGCGTCGGCCCCAAGGACAGCCGGCTGTCCCGCGACAGCCTGCAGGGTCTGATTCAGGCCGCCGCGGGCAAGGGCCGCAAAAACTCCCGGGCCACGGAGGAGGAGCCACACCGGGGTGCGACCAAGAGCTCGGGATGCAGCACCTACATCAACAGGCTCATCAAGGTGGACACTCAGGAGAAGAACGGGAAGAGCAACTACCCCAGCAGCAGTAGCTCCAACTCCAGCTCCTCTTCCTCCGcgtcctcttccccttcctccctgggGCCCGAGCTGGACAAGGGCAAGATTATTAAGCAGCAAGACACG GTCATCATTTTAGAAGACTATGCTGACCCTTATGATGCCAAACGGACAAAGGGTCAAAGGGATGCAGAGAGAGTTGGAGAGAACGACGGTTACATGGAACCATATGATGCACAGCAAATGATAACAG AAATTAGACGACGGGGTTCCAAAGATCCCCTGGTGAAGGCTCTCCAGCTGCTTGACAGTCCCTGTGAACCCGCAGACGGTGGCCTGAAGTCAGAGACCTTGGCCAAAAGACGGAGTTCCAAGGACCTCCTGGGGAAGCCGCCACAGCTGTATGACACTCCCTACGAGCCTGCAGAAGGGGGGCCCAGGGCAGAGGGGAAGGCACGGCCCCCAGACAGCCGGCTGCCCGAGAACGACGAGCGGCCCGCGGCAGAGTACGAGCAGCCATGGGAGTGGAAGAAGGAGCAGATCGTGCGGGCTCTGTCAG TCCAGTTTGAAGGAGCTGAGCGACCTTCCGTCAGGGAGGAGACAGTGAGGCAGCACCACCGGCAGAAGAGCTGGACCCAGAAGATCCTGAAGCCAGCCCTCTCGGACCACAGTGAGGGAGGGAAAGTGGACCCGGGCCTGCCCCTGGAGAAGCAGCC CTGGTATCATGGTGCCATCAGCCGTGCTGAGGCTGAGAGTCGACTACAGCCCTGCAAAGAAGCTGGTTACCTGGTTCGAAATAGTGAGTCAGGGAACAGCAGGTACTCCATTGCCCTAAA GACTAGTCAAGGATGTGTCCACATCATAGTGGCTCAGACCAAAGACAACAAATACACACTGAATCAGACAAGCGCTGTGTTTGACAGCATCCCTGAAGTGGTACACTATTATTCCAATGAAAAGTTGCCTTTCAAAGGGGCAGAACACATGACTTTACTCTACCCAGTGCACAGCAAGCTTCACTAA